The Zingiber officinale cultivar Zhangliang chromosome 9A, Zo_v1.1, whole genome shotgun sequence genome window below encodes:
- the LOC122019820 gene encoding probable ethylene response sensor 1: protein MEGCDCIETQWPVDELLVKYQYISDFFIALAYFSIPLELIYFVKKSSFFPYRWVLIQFGAFIVLCGATHLINLWTFNMHTRTVAIVMTVAKISTAAVSCATALMLVHIIPDLLSVKTRELFLKNKAEELDREMGIIRTQEETGRHVRMLTHEIRSTLDRHTILKTTLVELGRTLDLAECALWMPSRSGHNLQLSHTLHHQMPLGSVVSINLPIVNQVFSSNRAIRIPHTSPLARIRLLTGRYVPPEVVAVRVPLLHLSNFQINDWHELSARSYAIMVLMLPSDSARKWHVHELELVEVVADQVAVALSHAAILEESMRARDLLMEQNVALDSARREAEMAIRARNDFLAVMNHEMRTPMHAIIALSSLLLETELTPEQRLMVETVLKSSNLLATLINDVLDLSKLEDGSFELEIALFNLHAVFKEVTNLIKPIAAVKKLSIFMTLASDLPLYAVGDEKRLLQTILNVAGNAVKFTKEGHISIQATVARPDSFRDPRAPEFSPAVSDGHFYLQVQVKDTGCGINPQDLPQLFTKFARHQNVGNKAYSGNGLGLAISKRFVSLMEGQIWLESEGIGKGCTVTFIVKLGICDQSSNLKQTALVS, encoded by the exons ATGGAGGGTTGTGACTGCATTGAGACACAGTGGCCTGTTGACGAGCTTCTAGTGAAGTACCAGTATATATCAGATTTCTTTATAGCCCTTGCCTATTTCTCCATTCCTCTCGAGCTCATTTATTTTGTGAAGAAGTCTTCCTTCTTCCCGTACAGATGGGTGTTGATACAGTTTGGTGCCTTTATTGTTCTTTGTGGAGCAACACATTTGATAAATCTATGGACTTTCAACATGCACACACGAACTGTCGCAATTGTAATGACTGTTGCGAAAATCTCGACGGCTGCTGTATCATGTGCAACAGCTTTGATGCTCGTTCACATAATTCCGGACTTGTTAAGTGTGAAAACAAGGGAGTTGTTTCTAAAGAATAAGGCTGAGGAACTTGATAGAGAGATGGGCATCATACGGACACAAGAAGAAACAGGGAGACATGTTAGGATGCTTACTCATGAAATAAGAAGCACACTTGACAGGCATACAATATTGAAGACGACACTTGTGGAACTAGGTAGGACTTTGGATCTTGCAGAATGTGCACTGTGGATGCCGTCAAGGAGTGGCCATAATCTTCAGCTTTCACACACTTTGCACCACCAAATGCCACTTGGGTCTGTTGTTTCCATTAACCTTCCCATTGTCAATCAAGTATTTAGTAGCAACCGGGCGATAAGAATTCCACATACATCCCCATTAGCAAGGATAAGGCTGTTGACCGGGAGATATGTGCCACCGGAAGTTGTTGCTGTCCGAGTACCACTTTTACATCTGTCAAATTTCCAAATTAATGATTGGCATGAGCTTTCTGCAAGGAGTTATGCTATTATGGTTCTAATGCTCCCTTCAGACAGTGCAAGAAAATGGCATGTACACGAACTGGAGCTTGTTGAGGTGGTTGCTGATCAG GTAGCTGTTGCACTTTCACATGCTGCCATCTTAGAAGAATCAATGCGGGCACGTGACCTTCTTATGGAACAAAATGTTGCTCTAGATTCAGCTCGCAGGGAGGCTGAAATGGCCATCCGTGCTCGCAATGATTTTCTAGCTGTCATGAACCATGAAATGCGAACTCCCATGCATGCAATTATTGCTCTTTCATCTCTGCTTCTGGAAACTGAGCTAACTCCAGAACAACGACTAATGGTAGAAACTGTTCTAAAAAGTAGCAATCTTCTAGCTACACTTATAAACGATGTTTTGGATCTTTCTAAGCTTGAGGACGGGAGCTTTGAGTTAGAGATTGCACTTTTCAACCTTCATGCAGTTTTCAAGGAG GTCACTAATCTGATAAAACCAATAGCCGCTGTGAAGAAACTCTCCATTTTCATGACATTGGCGTCAGACTTGCCCTTGTATGCTGTTGGTGATGAAAAACGGCTCCTGCAAACAATACTTAATGTTGCTGGCAATGCGGTTAAGTTTACAAAGGAGGGCCATATATCAATCCAAGCAACTGTTGCCAGACCAGATTCATTCAGAGATCCTCGAGCTCCTGAATTTTCTCCAGCTGTTAGTGATGGGCATTTCTATCTGCAAGTGCAG GTCAAGGATACTGGTTGTGGAATTAATCCTCAAGACTTACCGCAGCTGTTTACCAAATTTGCACGCCATCAGAATGTTGGAAACAAAGCCTACAGCGGCAACGGACTTGGCCTTGCTATTAGCAAGAG GTTTGTGAGCCTCATGGAAGGACAGATCTGGCTGGAAAGTGAAGGTATAGGGAAAGGTTGCACCGTTACATTCATCGTCAAACTCGGGATTTGTGATCAAAGTAGTAACCTGAAACAAACTGCACTCGTTTCTTGA